A genomic segment from Alistipes senegalensis JC50 encodes:
- a CDS encoding glycoside hydrolase family 2 protein, with amino-acid sequence MTRILLLLILLAPLAAPAQSALKERETICTLTSKEGHGGQFDWKMKRADEVSVRSEEVSSAELPTEGWLPAVVPGTVLNSLVHDGVYPEPYYGLNNKLESNLIPDLYRAGRDFYTYWFRTEFRLDRKECGGRKVWLQADGINYRAEIWLNGSMVGSTAGMFLQRVIDITDKVTFDRENVLAVKVYPVDMPGTIRPKGGKSFGANGEFQNGGNGEIGRNVTQLMTVGWDFFYLDGIRDRNTGIWRDISLFTTGRVRLAHPFVKSELSKPGYDVARQTVSVEVTYPDYIPQNTWRKAKVSGEIRGEGIRFEKEVSLYRGEVKEVVFTPEEFPQLVIRNPRLWWPLNKGKQELYDLTLKVEFDGRVSDSISTRFGIREIASTTDTPDKSRTFSVNGRPLFVRGTNWLPEAMLRTSDERTRAELRYTAQSGVNLIRFWGGGITESDYFFQLCDSLGILVWQEFWMTGDTNHPNDPGVYYSNVVSTVKRIRNHPSLAYYVSSNESTEMPQMERLLERLDGTRGYQMQSECGGIHDGSPYKQVNIMSHYEDKASPRGSRVYGFNPEYGAPCLPTVECLREMMDEKDLWPVNKAVWDYSDGNGFHLMSTLYTDMTNEYGPSQSIEEFAEKAQFLGAMNYKSIWEVWNYNKFDYGDRYTSGFLYWYHNSAVRQVAGRMWDWSLEPTAALYAAQNACEPLHPQFDYLKNTVSVVNDHYRAYRGYRVTAEVYDLDMRRIDSQSAAVDLPEDGVANDVLTLDFSASRTPVQFIKLRLFDERGKQAGSNFYWRSDNEYKGANTLTGPATAGFQSLGELARTRVAASYETSVDDGCHYIDLRLKNTGRTVAFFTQVQWLDGRRKPVRPSFYTDNFLCLMPGESRTVRIETALDKLPEETYTLVVRGFNLDTREFKVKIRRP; translated from the coding sequence TGGAAAATGAAACGTGCCGACGAAGTGAGCGTACGCTCCGAGGAGGTCTCCTCCGCCGAGCTCCCGACCGAAGGGTGGCTGCCGGCGGTAGTCCCGGGAACGGTGCTCAACTCGCTGGTGCACGACGGCGTATACCCCGAACCGTACTACGGACTCAACAACAAACTGGAATCGAACCTCATTCCCGATCTCTACCGCGCCGGACGGGATTTCTACACCTACTGGTTCCGGACGGAGTTCCGGCTCGACCGGAAGGAGTGCGGCGGCAGGAAGGTCTGGCTGCAAGCCGACGGCATCAACTACCGCGCGGAAATCTGGCTCAACGGCAGCATGGTGGGCAGCACGGCCGGCATGTTCCTGCAACGTGTGATCGACATCACCGACAAGGTCACGTTCGACCGGGAGAACGTCCTGGCCGTGAAGGTCTACCCCGTGGACATGCCCGGCACGATACGCCCCAAGGGCGGCAAGTCGTTCGGCGCCAACGGGGAGTTCCAGAACGGCGGCAACGGCGAGATCGGCCGCAACGTCACCCAGCTGATGACCGTCGGGTGGGACTTCTTCTACCTCGACGGCATCCGCGACCGCAACACCGGCATCTGGCGCGACATCTCGCTCTTCACCACCGGACGCGTGCGGCTGGCCCACCCGTTCGTGAAATCCGAGTTGTCGAAACCCGGCTACGACGTGGCGCGCCAGACCGTTTCGGTCGAGGTGACCTATCCCGACTACATTCCGCAGAACACCTGGCGGAAAGCCAAAGTCAGCGGCGAGATCCGCGGCGAAGGCATCCGCTTCGAAAAGGAGGTGTCGCTCTACCGCGGCGAGGTGAAGGAGGTGGTCTTCACCCCCGAAGAGTTTCCGCAGTTAGTGATCCGCAACCCGCGCCTGTGGTGGCCGCTGAACAAGGGGAAACAGGAGCTCTACGACCTGACGCTGAAAGTCGAGTTCGACGGCCGGGTCAGCGATTCGATCTCGACGCGCTTCGGCATCCGTGAGATCGCCTCGACGACCGACACGCCGGACAAGTCGCGCACGTTCAGCGTCAACGGCCGGCCGCTCTTCGTCCGGGGCACCAACTGGCTGCCGGAAGCCATGCTCCGCACGTCGGACGAACGCACCCGGGCCGAACTGCGCTACACGGCCCAGTCAGGCGTGAACCTCATCCGCTTCTGGGGCGGCGGCATCACCGAATCGGACTACTTCTTCCAGCTCTGCGACTCGCTGGGCATCCTCGTCTGGCAGGAGTTCTGGATGACGGGCGACACCAACCACCCCAACGATCCGGGCGTCTACTATTCGAACGTGGTCTCCACGGTGAAGCGCATCCGCAACCACCCCTCGCTGGCCTACTACGTCTCCTCGAACGAGAGCACCGAGATGCCGCAGATGGAACGTCTGCTCGAAAGGCTCGACGGCACGCGCGGTTATCAGATGCAGTCGGAGTGCGGCGGCATCCACGACGGCAGCCCCTACAAGCAGGTCAACATCATGAGCCACTACGAGGACAAGGCTTCGCCGCGCGGCAGCCGCGTCTACGGGTTCAACCCCGAATACGGCGCCCCGTGCCTGCCGACGGTCGAGTGCCTGCGCGAAATGATGGACGAAAAGGACCTGTGGCCCGTCAACAAGGCGGTCTGGGACTACTCCGACGGCAACGGCTTCCACCTCATGTCAACGCTCTACACCGACATGACCAACGAATACGGACCTTCGCAAAGCATCGAGGAGTTCGCCGAAAAAGCGCAGTTCCTCGGCGCCATGAACTACAAAAGCATCTGGGAGGTCTGGAACTACAACAAGTTCGACTACGGCGACCGCTACACGTCGGGATTCCTCTACTGGTACCACAATTCGGCCGTGCGCCAGGTCGCCGGACGCATGTGGGACTGGTCGCTCGAACCCACCGCGGCGCTCTACGCCGCGCAGAACGCCTGCGAACCCCTCCATCCGCAGTTCGACTACCTGAAAAACACGGTGTCGGTGGTCAACGACCACTACCGCGCATACCGCGGCTACCGGGTCACGGCCGAGGTCTACGACCTCGACATGCGGCGCATCGACTCGCAGTCGGCGGCGGTCGATCTACCCGAAGACGGCGTTGCGAACGACGTGCTGACGCTGGACTTCTCGGCGTCGAGAACCCCCGTGCAGTTCATCAAGCTGAGACTCTTCGACGAACGCGGCAAGCAGGCGGGCAGCAACTTCTACTGGCGCTCGGACAACGAATACAAGGGCGCCAACACGCTCACCGGTCCGGCGACGGCGGGATTCCAGTCGCTCGGCGAACTGGCCCGGACCCGCGTCGCCGCGTCGTACGAAACCTCGGTGGACGACGGATGCCACTACATCGACCTTCGGCTGAAAAACACCGGCCGCACGGTGGCGTTCTTCACGCAGGTGCAGTGGCTCGACGGGCGGCGCAAGCCCGTGCGGCCCTCGTTCTACACCGACAATTTCCTCTGCCTGATGCCGGGCGAGAGCCGGACGGTGCGCATCGAAACGGCGCTCGACAAACTCCCCGAAGAGACATACACGCTCGTCGTGCGGGGCTTCAACCTCGACACGCGCGAATTCAAGGTCAAAATCCGGCGTCCGTGA
- a CDS encoding FAD-dependent oxidoreductase: MKPLLHILFLLLAFTAGARPHTYDVVIVGGTPAGITAAVAAAREGKNSVILERSDHVGGLPVNGLGATDIATRGATAGLFARFVALNKAHYTEKYGADSQQARDCSDGYHFEPSVAAETFARMLAEAGPGRITVLTGRQFDAEARYVEKRGDRIISIRILDRTTGREEQYRGAVFIDATYEGDLGAAAGVPFRTGREGAAEYGEPCAGKIYRWWKHGPDAEGTTYEGDDAIQAYNYRLCLTDAPQNRLAIPRPENYDREEYVSLVGDVLDGRNTDARYRTADSAAIARNRRRIEAGERTSAPGDVWGMAKVTSMTRLPNAKTDANNQHLALISTDLPEENWPWPTAGWAWRDRFAERLRDYTLGLLWFAQHDEALPAHFREACLRWGLAADEYRDNDGFPRQVYVREGRRLEGCHFFTAKDALPEAEGKRPPLHRSSVTASHYALDSHAVRKREPGRIHLDGFFSHPTAVYTVPYGVMVPRRVENLLFPTAVSGSHVGFSTLRMEPCWMALGEAAGTAAALAIDSRRNVREITVDSLQERLLRHGAVLVYLRDLKPGDPDYAAVQRLALRGFFPEWEAGLDRPLDEPTARLWSSLARRKITADGTATRREWIRRIAMTNF, encoded by the coding sequence GTGAAACCCCTGCTGCACATCCTGTTCCTGCTGCTGGCCTTCACGGCCGGAGCGCGGCCGCACACCTACGACGTGGTGATCGTGGGCGGAACCCCTGCGGGGATCACCGCCGCCGTCGCCGCCGCGCGCGAAGGGAAAAACAGCGTCATCCTCGAACGCTCGGACCACGTCGGCGGACTCCCGGTCAACGGACTGGGCGCCACGGACATCGCCACGCGGGGCGCCACGGCGGGGCTGTTCGCCCGCTTCGTCGCGCTGAACAAGGCCCACTACACGGAAAAATACGGAGCCGATTCGCAGCAGGCGCGCGATTGCAGCGACGGATACCATTTCGAACCGTCGGTGGCGGCGGAGACCTTCGCACGGATGCTCGCCGAAGCCGGCCCCGGACGCATTACGGTCCTGACGGGCCGCCAGTTCGACGCCGAAGCGCGCTACGTCGAGAAGCGAGGCGACCGGATCATTTCGATCCGCATCCTCGACCGCACGACGGGCCGAGAGGAACAATACCGCGGCGCCGTATTCATCGACGCGACCTACGAAGGCGACCTGGGCGCAGCCGCAGGGGTTCCGTTCCGGACCGGACGCGAAGGAGCCGCCGAATACGGCGAACCGTGCGCCGGAAAGATCTACCGCTGGTGGAAGCACGGCCCCGACGCCGAAGGCACGACCTACGAGGGCGACGACGCCATCCAAGCCTACAACTACCGCCTCTGCCTGACGGACGCCCCGCAGAACCGGCTGGCGATTCCCCGGCCCGAAAACTACGACCGCGAAGAGTACGTTTCGCTGGTCGGCGACGTGCTGGACGGCCGCAACACCGACGCACGTTACCGCACGGCGGATTCGGCGGCCATCGCCCGGAACCGCCGGCGCATCGAGGCCGGAGAGCGGACCTCGGCCCCCGGCGACGTCTGGGGCATGGCCAAGGTGACGAGCATGACCCGCCTGCCGAATGCCAAGACCGACGCCAACAACCAACACCTCGCACTCATCTCCACGGACCTGCCCGAAGAAAACTGGCCGTGGCCGACAGCCGGCTGGGCGTGGCGCGACCGTTTCGCAGAGCGTCTGCGCGACTATACGCTGGGCCTGCTGTGGTTCGCCCAGCACGACGAGGCGCTGCCCGCGCATTTTCGCGAAGCCTGTCTGCGGTGGGGCCTCGCCGCAGACGAATACCGCGACAACGACGGATTTCCGCGTCAGGTCTACGTCCGCGAAGGCCGGCGGCTGGAAGGCTGCCATTTCTTCACCGCCAAAGACGCCCTGCCCGAAGCCGAGGGGAAGCGTCCGCCGCTCCACCGCAGTTCGGTCACCGCAAGCCACTACGCCCTCGACTCGCACGCCGTGCGCAAACGCGAGCCGGGGCGCATACACCTCGACGGATTCTTCAGCCACCCGACGGCCGTTTACACGGTTCCCTACGGCGTGATGGTTCCCCGGCGGGTCGAAAACCTGCTCTTCCCGACAGCCGTCTCGGGCAGCCACGTCGGATTCTCGACCCTGCGCATGGAGCCTTGCTGGATGGCCTTGGGCGAAGCCGCCGGAACGGCAGCCGCACTGGCGATCGACAGCCGCCGGAACGTCCGCGAAATCACCGTGGACTCGTTGCAGGAACGCCTGCTCCGCCACGGGGCTGTGCTGGTCTACCTGCGGGACCTGAAACCCGGCGATCCCGATTACGCCGCCGTACAACGGTTGGCGCTGCGGGGCTTCTTCCCCGAATGGGAAGCCGGCCTCGACCGCCCGCTCGACGAACCCACGGCGCGTCTCTGGAGCTCGCTCGCCAGACGGAAAATAACGGCCGACGGCACGGCCACCCGGCGGGAGTGGATTCGCCGGATCGCAATGACTAACTTCTAA
- a CDS encoding family 43 glycosylhydrolase translates to MKRILSFLTASLAIVTMMLCCSHCSKDDSGSGNSGKPYIRLNFSEKMVSNSAGSLEVFVSSNTEWTSEPRSKWLSVDRSGGKGDLAVRISFEENGTEKRTGIVRFTADGVNPVEIIITQSALTFTNPITIGGNIATMPDPYIVKDGDYYYTCKASGNGIAISRSMRLTVVNATTKKWSLPYEGPSKPWNIADLWAPELFHIGDRWYVYYAAGRRGQDGITGYGTQRSGVLRSKTDDPLGEWEDMGMLYTGYDYQPGIKPTAANTEYAIDLTTFELKGQRYAVWSGNGTDAVQQIRIATMSDPCTISSSMVILSTPTQSWETMDGRKINEGPAILVNEEKGKLFIVYSCNPSWTKNYRLAWLMLDMNDGDPMNPADWQKSSNYAFWRCDNTKEPVSGVNGLGHCTFTKSPDGTEDWIVYHAMRYSDGGWGQRYPFVQKFTWNADGTPDFGEGAGWGEPLLLPSGETL, encoded by the coding sequence ATGAAACGAATTCTCTCCTTTCTGACCGCTTCCCTGGCCATTGTCACGATGATGCTGTGTTGCAGCCATTGCAGCAAGGACGACTCAGGCAGCGGCAATTCCGGAAAGCCGTACATCCGGCTCAATTTCAGCGAAAAGATGGTTTCCAACTCCGCCGGATCGCTCGAAGTGTTCGTGTCGTCGAACACCGAATGGACCTCCGAGCCGCGGAGCAAATGGCTCAGCGTGGACCGCAGCGGCGGCAAAGGCGACCTCGCGGTGCGCATCTCCTTCGAGGAGAACGGCACGGAGAAGCGCACGGGCATCGTACGCTTCACGGCCGACGGCGTCAATCCGGTCGAAATCATCATCACGCAGTCGGCGCTGACCTTCACCAACCCCATCACCATCGGAGGCAACATCGCCACGATGCCCGACCCCTACATCGTCAAGGACGGCGACTATTACTACACCTGCAAGGCGAGCGGCAACGGCATCGCCATCTCGCGCTCCATGCGGCTCACGGTGGTCAATGCCACCACCAAGAAATGGAGCCTTCCCTACGAAGGCCCCTCGAAACCGTGGAACATCGCCGACCTCTGGGCCCCCGAGCTGTTCCACATCGGCGACCGCTGGTACGTCTACTACGCCGCCGGACGCCGCGGACAGGACGGAATAACCGGTTACGGCACCCAGCGCAGCGGCGTGCTCCGTTCGAAGACCGACGACCCGCTGGGCGAATGGGAGGACATGGGCATGCTCTACACGGGCTATGACTACCAGCCGGGCATCAAGCCCACCGCGGCGAACACGGAATACGCCATCGACCTGACGACCTTCGAGCTCAAAGGACAGCGCTACGCCGTCTGGTCGGGCAACGGAACCGACGCCGTTCAGCAGATCCGCATCGCCACGATGTCGGACCCCTGCACGATCTCCTCGTCGATGGTCATCCTCTCTACCCCCACGCAGTCGTGGGAGACGATGGACGGACGCAAGATCAACGAGGGTCCCGCCATACTCGTCAACGAAGAGAAGGGCAAGCTCTTCATCGTCTACTCCTGCAACCCCTCGTGGACCAAGAACTACCGGCTGGCCTGGCTGATGCTCGACATGAACGACGGCGATCCGATGAATCCGGCCGACTGGCAGAAGTCAAGCAACTACGCCTTCTGGCGCTGCGACAACACGAAGGAGCCGGTATCGGGCGTCAACGGACTGGGCCACTGCACCTTCACCAAGTCGCCCGACGGAACCGAGGACTGGATCGTCTACCACGCCATGCGCTACTCCGACGGCGGCTGGGGCCAGCGTTACCCCTTCGTCCAGAAATTCACGTGGAACGCCGACGGAACCCCCGATTTCGGGGAGGGAGCCGGATGGGGCGAACCGCTGCTGCTGCCCTCGGGCGAAACCCTCTGA
- a CDS encoding glycoside hydrolase family 105 protein: MKKFLLAAQTLLLLFAAAPNVQAQKSYDLKKFPKGCRPEEIGVRLTERYLQTPHSHWGDINSKHKVTLVTYPDVCAWLGALWFTAGTGNDSLYTRLVERFEPLFTTQKNLQPNLFPKDHNVVDFYVFGAVPLEIYKRSHDPKYLELGMKYADGQWELPANPQHYKQLSEAKKYADEGYSWQTRLWVDDMFMITDLQAQAYLVTGDKKYIDRAAREMALYLDRIQRPNGLFYHHTGTPYFWGRGDGWMAVGMAEMLRMLPKDNPYLPRIRAAYMQMMETLLRYQGYDGMWRQIIDNPNSWKETSSTAMFTYAMILGVKNGWLDKKIYGTAARKAWLALLSYLDEKDNLRNVCEGTGAKNSFDWYQNRRRLTGDLHGQAAMLWCAYALSCDVKPYKLTPKR; this comes from the coding sequence ATGAAAAAATTCCTGTTAGCCGCACAAACCCTGCTGCTGCTGTTCGCGGCGGCCCCGAACGTTCAGGCACAGAAAAGCTACGACCTGAAAAAATTCCCGAAGGGATGCCGTCCCGAAGAGATCGGCGTAAGGCTCACCGAACGCTACCTCCAAACCCCGCACTCGCACTGGGGCGACATCAACTCGAAGCACAAGGTGACCCTCGTGACCTATCCCGATGTCTGCGCTTGGCTGGGGGCGCTGTGGTTCACCGCCGGAACCGGCAACGACAGCCTCTACACCCGGCTCGTGGAGCGCTTCGAACCGCTGTTCACCACGCAGAAGAATCTGCAACCCAACCTCTTCCCCAAGGACCACAACGTCGTCGATTTCTACGTCTTCGGCGCCGTGCCCCTGGAGATCTACAAGCGCAGCCACGATCCGAAATACCTGGAGCTGGGCATGAAGTACGCCGACGGACAGTGGGAGCTGCCCGCGAATCCGCAGCACTACAAGCAGCTGTCCGAAGCGAAAAAATACGCCGACGAGGGCTACTCATGGCAAACCCGGCTCTGGGTAGACGACATGTTCATGATCACCGACCTGCAAGCCCAGGCTTATCTGGTAACCGGCGACAAGAAGTATATCGACCGCGCCGCCCGTGAGATGGCGCTCTACCTCGACCGCATCCAGCGTCCCAACGGACTCTTCTACCACCACACCGGCACGCCCTACTTCTGGGGCCGCGGCGACGGCTGGATGGCCGTCGGCATGGCCGAGATGCTCCGCATGCTCCCGAAGGACAACCCCTACCTGCCGCGCATCCGGGCGGCCTACATGCAGATGATGGAGACGCTGCTGCGCTATCAGGGCTACGACGGCATGTGGCGTCAGATCATCGACAACCCCAACTCGTGGAAGGAGACCTCCTCGACGGCCATGTTCACCTACGCGATGATCCTCGGCGTGAAGAACGGCTGGCTCGACAAGAAAATCTACGGCACGGCCGCCCGCAAGGCTTGGCTGGCGCTGCTCTCCTACCTCGACGAGAAAGACAATCTCCGCAACGTCTGCGAAGGCACCGGCGCCAAAAACAGCTTCGACTGGTATCAGAACCGCCGCCGTCTGACCGGCGACCTCCACGGACAGGCCGCCATGCTGTGGTGCGCCTATGCGCTCTCCTGCGACGTGAAACCTTACAAACTGACCCCGAAACGGTAA
- a CDS encoding glycoside hydrolase family 105 protein encodes MHKILKTLLLGFAAAGLCLTACSEKATSGSGVKPKPKPDPTPEVEDYDLVSFPDRKDPKTVGEGVVDLFIRSGNSNWGDMHSSRKSTLTSYPDVCAWLGAFWYAEAAGNNDLFNRLVAKFDQFLEVDDKSVEPNKSLVTQIPRTENNAVDYNIFGAVPLHIYHVKKQRGAAESEIKKYLDLGLRYADQQWELPTEQKYLEKMKNPEYYHNLGYSYQTRLWIDDMFMITALQSQAYLATGDEKYIERAAKEMILYLDELPGENGIFYHAPTAKFFWARGNGWMAVGMPEMLRMLPKSSKYDVYRDRILAEYKKMMATLSAYQYDSGLWGQLIHPNQGDMWEETSGSAMFTYAMILGVKNGWLDEKTYGTVARKGWLGIQNYLNTNFEIRNVCCGTGAGTSYAYYRDRDKYTGDLHGQAAVMWCAYALTELANEQKQ; translated from the coding sequence ATGCACAAGATTCTGAAAACCCTCCTTCTCGGATTCGCCGCGGCCGGGCTGTGCCTGACGGCATGCAGCGAGAAAGCGACCTCCGGATCGGGCGTAAAGCCCAAACCCAAGCCCGACCCGACGCCCGAAGTCGAAGATTACGATCTGGTCAGCTTCCCCGACCGGAAAGACCCCAAAACGGTCGGCGAAGGGGTCGTCGATCTCTTCATCCGCTCGGGCAACTCCAACTGGGGCGACATGCACTCCTCCAGAAAGAGCACGCTGACCTCCTACCCCGATGTCTGCGCCTGGCTGGGAGCCTTCTGGTATGCCGAAGCGGCAGGCAACAACGACCTGTTCAACCGGCTGGTGGCCAAGTTCGACCAGTTCCTCGAAGTGGACGACAAGAGCGTCGAGCCGAACAAGAGTCTGGTGACACAGATCCCCCGCACGGAAAACAACGCCGTGGACTACAACATCTTCGGCGCCGTGCCGCTCCACATCTACCATGTCAAGAAACAGCGCGGCGCAGCCGAGTCGGAGATCAAAAAGTACCTCGACCTGGGGCTTCGCTACGCCGACCAGCAGTGGGAGCTGCCGACGGAGCAGAAATACCTGGAGAAGATGAAGAACCCCGAGTATTATCACAACCTGGGCTATTCGTACCAGACGCGCCTGTGGATCGACGACATGTTCATGATCACGGCGCTCCAGTCGCAAGCCTACCTGGCCACGGGCGACGAGAAGTACATCGAACGGGCCGCCAAAGAGATGATTCTCTACCTCGACGAACTTCCGGGCGAGAACGGAATCTTCTACCACGCCCCCACCGCCAAATTCTTCTGGGCGCGCGGCAACGGCTGGATGGCCGTCGGAATGCCCGAAATGCTGCGGATGCTTCCCAAATCGTCGAAATACGACGTTTACCGCGACCGGATTCTCGCCGAATACAAGAAGATGATGGCCACGCTGAGCGCCTATCAGTACGACAGCGGACTGTGGGGACAGCTGATCCATCCCAATCAAGGCGACATGTGGGAGGAGACCTCCGGATCGGCAATGTTCACCTACGCGATGATCCTCGGCGTGAAGAACGGCTGGCTCGACGAGAAGACCTACGGCACGGTCGCCCGCAAAGGGTGGCTGGGAATCCAGAACTACCTGAACACCAACTTCGAGATCCGGAACGTCTGCTGCGGAACCGGAGCCGGCACGAGCTACGCATACTACCGCGACCGGGACAAATACACCGGCGACCTGCACGGACAGGCGGCCGTGATGTGGTGCGCCTACGCGCTGACCGAACTGGCCAACGAACAGAAACAATAA